A genomic window from Microbacterium sp. H1-D42 includes:
- a CDS encoding MoxR family ATPase: protein MNFDDIAETGRRIRGAVATVVVGMDDPLEIALATILAGGHVLFEDVPGLGKTLAARSLASALGLSFRRLQCTPDMLPGDVTGSYVYAPDTGEFVFRPGPIFTGLLLADEINRTTPKTQSAMLEAMAERQVTVEGNSFPLEAPFHVIATANPIEYEGTYALPEAQLDRFMVRLSVGYLDQRGETEVLLGRVRRQQEATHVDPVLAPGELALLQQAVEQIHVDPDVAAYCVALAVATRSAQHVAVGASPRGSQALLLVGRALAALDGRDYLRPDDVKRIAVSVLAHRLTLTPQAWAQGIDPADVVRALVNTVAVPPSIAAARA from the coding sequence ATGAACTTCGACGACATCGCCGAGACCGGGCGACGCATCCGCGGCGCGGTGGCCACCGTGGTGGTCGGCATGGACGACCCGCTCGAGATCGCGCTCGCGACGATCCTCGCCGGCGGGCATGTGCTCTTCGAGGATGTTCCAGGGCTCGGCAAGACTCTGGCGGCTCGCAGCCTGGCATCCGCCCTCGGCCTGTCGTTCCGCCGCCTGCAGTGCACGCCGGACATGCTCCCTGGCGACGTGACAGGGTCGTACGTCTACGCGCCGGACACCGGCGAGTTCGTGTTCCGCCCAGGGCCCATCTTCACCGGGCTGCTGCTCGCCGACGAGATCAACCGCACCACGCCGAAGACGCAGTCGGCGATGCTCGAGGCGATGGCAGAGCGACAGGTCACCGTCGAGGGCAACAGCTTCCCCCTGGAGGCGCCGTTCCATGTGATCGCCACAGCCAATCCCATCGAGTACGAGGGTACCTATGCGCTGCCGGAGGCGCAGCTGGACCGCTTCATGGTGCGACTGTCGGTGGGCTATCTCGACCAGCGTGGCGAGACAGAGGTGCTGCTCGGTCGGGTGCGCCGCCAGCAGGAGGCGACGCACGTCGATCCGGTGCTGGCCCCTGGCGAGCTGGCCCTGTTGCAGCAGGCGGTGGAGCAGATCCATGTCGACCCTGACGTCGCCGCCTATTGTGTGGCGCTGGCCGTAGCCACCCGCAGTGCGCAGCACGTGGCCGTCGGCGCGTCGCCTCGCGGTTCGCAGGCGCTGCTGCTGGTCGGTCGCGCCCTCGCCGCGCTCGACGGGCGCGACTACCTGCGCCCCGATGACGTCAAGCGCATCGCCGTCTCGGTGCTCGCGCACCGGCTCACGCTCACCCCGCAGGCCTGGGCACAGGGCATCGACCCGGCAGACGTGGTCCGCGCGCTCGTGAACACGGTGGCTGTGCCGCCGAGCATCGCCGCCGCGAGGGCGTGA
- a CDS encoding DUF58 domain-containing protein, with translation MASDTASSHRGQGPWHRRPSPALFFALIGVVGALVLGTVLSRPDIIAVALPLALWSAHALRVRLADAGIDVRIEQRSDAEDGHLHDDIVVTTDAEMVELAVIQAERTRRRLFVPGVARVRANARAIHSGPLRTLEVAARPMDADAGLLGEPQPGVSVTRAVPPLVRRLPRTPLAPRLTGLHGGHEGIRPGQGGDFRDIHPFAPGDELRRVDWKATARAARRPGELLIRRTNSLSDASAVIVMDTADDLGAVVATWGMIDLERSGVTSLDHARSAARSIAEATIGQGDRVAFHTLAQGGRTVRSGGGSRHLARLVAEIAASGPAGDDSRFRRTPPVPQGSIIYVLSTFFDGAAAEIALRWRASGHRVVAVDILPELDRHRLSEERRLALQVLLLERQDMLQGLAESGVEGVRWADDPDGALAVLARMGAHAMVSGARR, from the coding sequence GTGGCATCCGACACTGCGTCGTCGCATCGGGGACAGGGACCGTGGCATCGGCGACCCAGCCCTGCGCTCTTCTTCGCCCTGATCGGCGTGGTCGGTGCGCTCGTGCTCGGCACCGTGCTGTCGCGTCCTGACATCATCGCCGTGGCGCTGCCACTGGCGCTGTGGTCGGCGCATGCGCTGCGGGTGCGGCTGGCTGATGCTGGGATCGACGTGCGGATCGAGCAGAGATCGGATGCTGAGGATGGCCACCTGCATGATGACATCGTCGTGACGACGGATGCGGAGATGGTCGAGCTCGCCGTCATCCAAGCGGAGCGGACGCGACGACGGCTCTTCGTCCCTGGCGTCGCGCGGGTGCGGGCGAACGCGCGGGCGATCCATTCCGGGCCGCTGCGCACGCTGGAGGTCGCCGCGCGGCCGATGGATGCCGACGCCGGCCTGCTCGGTGAACCGCAACCCGGTGTGTCCGTGACCAGAGCCGTGCCGCCGCTGGTGCGCCGCCTGCCGCGCACGCCCCTTGCACCACGGCTCACCGGGCTGCATGGCGGGCACGAGGGCATCCGCCCCGGCCAGGGCGGCGACTTCCGTGACATCCATCCCTTCGCGCCGGGCGACGAGCTGCGCCGCGTCGACTGGAAGGCGACTGCGCGCGCGGCCCGAAGGCCGGGCGAGCTGCTCATCAGGCGCACGAACTCGCTCAGCGATGCCTCCGCGGTCATAGTGATGGACACGGCCGATGATCTCGGGGCTGTCGTCGCCACCTGGGGCATGATCGATCTCGAGCGCAGCGGCGTGACCTCGCTGGATCATGCGCGCAGCGCCGCGCGATCGATCGCCGAGGCCACCATCGGCCAGGGTGACCGCGTCGCGTTCCACACGCTTGCGCAGGGCGGCAGGACGGTGCGCAGCGGCGGCGGCAGCCGACACCTGGCGCGACTGGTCGCCGAGATCGCCGCGAGCGGCCCAGCCGGCGACGATTCCCGGTTCCGGCGCACGCCACCGGTGCCGCAGGGGTCGATCATCTACGTGCTCTCGACGTTCTTCGACGGCGCAGCGGCTGAGATCGCACTGCGCTGGCGTGCGAGTGGTCACCGGGTGGTCGCCGTCGACATCCTGCCCGAGCTCGACCGTCATCGGCTCAGCGAGGAGCGCAGGCTCGCCCTGCAGGTGCTGCTGCTCGAGCGCCAGGACATGCTGCAGGGACTCGCGGAGTCCGGGGTCGAAGGGGTGCGCTGGGCGGACGACCCTGACGGAGCGCTGGCGGTGCTCGCCCGCATGGGCGCACACGCCATGGTGAGCGGAGCACGGCGATGA
- the uvrA gene encoding excinuclease ABC subunit UvrA, with protein MPIVPVLPSAKLSVRGARVHNLKNVDIDIPRDSLVVFTGLSGSGKSSLAFDTIFAEGQRRYVESLSAYARQFLGQVDRPDVDFIEGLSPAVSIDQKSTNRNPRSTVGTITEIHDYMRLLWARIGIPHCPECGERIQRQTVQQIADQLMELPERTRYQVVAPVVTQKKGEFVDLFKELGAKGYSRAIVDGELIQLAEPPKLKKSYKHDIAVVVDRLVASDDILGRVTDSVETALGLAGGVVQVNFVDEEGDAAWQSFSEKLACPNGHPITLTEIEPRTFSFNAPFGACPACSGLGTRMSVDVDLMLGDEDLSIREGVILPWTTQGKGLFQYYERLLEGLAQDLDFSLDTPWSQLHSDVREAVLRGDNFKVSVKWKNRYGREMRYTSGFEGVVPYIERQYLQAESDTQRGRWGEYLREVPCPVCDGARLKPEVLAVKVHGHSIAEVSSLSLADASTFMHTLELTDREAKIAAQVLREIRLRLEFLLQVGLAYLNLGRSAGSLSGGEAQRIRLATQIGSGLTGVLYVLDEPSIGLHQRDNRRLIETLLKLRDLGNTLIVVEHDEETIESADWIVDIGPGAGVNGGAVVHSGPYAALLEEADSVTGDYLAGRREIPTPSKRRKIDKKRMLSVVGARANNLKNVTADFPLGVLTAVTGVSGSGKSSLVNDILYQVLAGRLNGARTVPGKHTRVTGLDNLDKVVHVDQAPIGRTPRSNPATYTGVFDRIRTLFSETPEAKVRGYLPGRFSFNVKGGRCDACSGDGTIKIEMNFLPDVYVDCEVCHGKRYNRDTLAVHYKGKNIAEVLEMPIAEAAEFFEPIQAIHRYMKTLVDVGLGYVRLGQAATTLSGGEAQRVKLATELQRRSNGRSIYVLDEPTTGLHFEDVRKLLEVLNGLVDKGNTVIVIEHNLDVIKSADWVIDLGPEGGSGGGEILATGTPEQIARVEQSHTGRFLAEILDGRGAAAIRKAG; from the coding sequence GTGCCCATTGTTCCCGTCCTTCCCTCTGCAAAGCTCAGTGTCCGCGGTGCCCGCGTGCACAACCTCAAGAACGTCGACATCGACATCCCCCGCGATTCGCTCGTGGTGTTCACCGGCCTGTCGGGCTCGGGTAAGTCGAGTCTCGCGTTCGACACGATCTTCGCCGAGGGGCAGCGCCGCTACGTCGAATCGCTGAGCGCCTACGCGCGCCAGTTCCTCGGCCAGGTCGATCGACCCGACGTCGATTTCATCGAGGGGCTGAGCCCCGCGGTCTCGATCGACCAGAAGTCGACCAACCGCAACCCGCGCTCGACGGTCGGCACGATCACCGAGATCCACGACTACATGCGTCTGCTGTGGGCGCGCATCGGCATCCCGCACTGCCCCGAATGCGGTGAGCGGATCCAGCGACAGACCGTGCAGCAGATCGCCGACCAGCTGATGGAGCTGCCGGAGCGCACTCGCTACCAGGTCGTCGCCCCTGTGGTCACGCAGAAGAAGGGCGAGTTCGTCGACCTCTTCAAAGAGCTCGGCGCCAAGGGGTACTCGCGGGCCATCGTGGATGGCGAGCTCATCCAGCTCGCCGAGCCGCCCAAGCTGAAGAAGAGCTACAAGCACGACATCGCCGTCGTGGTCGACCGGCTCGTGGCATCCGACGACATCCTCGGACGCGTCACCGACTCCGTCGAGACGGCGCTGGGCCTTGCAGGCGGCGTCGTGCAGGTCAACTTCGTCGACGAAGAGGGGGATGCTGCGTGGCAGTCGTTCTCCGAGAAGCTGGCGTGCCCCAACGGCCATCCGATCACGCTCACCGAGATCGAGCCGCGCACCTTCTCGTTCAACGCTCCCTTCGGCGCCTGCCCGGCCTGCTCAGGACTGGGCACGCGCATGTCGGTCGACGTCGACCTCATGCTCGGCGATGAGGACCTCTCGATCCGCGAAGGCGTCATCCTGCCGTGGACGACGCAGGGCAAGGGGCTGTTCCAGTACTACGAGCGACTGCTCGAGGGACTGGCGCAGGATCTGGACTTCTCGCTCGACACGCCTTGGAGTCAACTGCACTCCGACGTGCGCGAGGCCGTGCTTCGCGGCGACAACTTCAAGGTCAGCGTCAAGTGGAAGAACCGCTACGGGCGTGAGATGCGCTACACCTCTGGCTTCGAGGGCGTCGTGCCCTACATCGAGCGCCAGTACCTGCAGGCCGAGTCCGACACGCAGCGCGGTCGGTGGGGCGAGTACCTGCGCGAGGTGCCGTGCCCGGTCTGCGACGGCGCGAGGCTCAAGCCGGAGGTGCTGGCGGTCAAGGTGCACGGGCACTCGATCGCAGAGGTCTCGTCTCTCAGCCTCGCCGATGCCAGCACCTTCATGCACACCCTCGAACTGACCGACCGCGAAGCGAAGATCGCAGCTCAAGTGCTGCGTGAGATCCGGCTGCGGCTCGAATTCTTGCTGCAGGTCGGGCTCGCCTACCTCAATCTCGGACGCTCGGCAGGCTCGCTGTCGGGTGGCGAGGCGCAGCGCATCCGGCTCGCAACCCAGATCGGATCCGGTCTCACCGGCGTGCTGTACGTGCTCGACGAGCCGTCGATCGGTCTGCACCAGCGAGACAACCGGCGACTCATCGAGACACTGCTCAAGCTGCGCGACCTCGGCAACACGCTGATCGTCGTCGAGCACGATGAGGAGACCATCGAATCGGCCGACTGGATCGTCGACATCGGCCCCGGCGCCGGCGTCAACGGCGGAGCGGTCGTGCACTCCGGCCCGTATGCAGCCCTGCTCGAGGAGGCCGACTCGGTCACCGGCGACTACCTGGCCGGGCGGCGTGAGATCCCGACGCCGAGCAAGCGCCGCAAGATCGACAAGAAGCGGATGCTGAGCGTCGTCGGCGCCAGGGCGAACAACCTCAAGAACGTCACCGCCGATTTCCCTCTCGGTGTGCTCACTGCGGTGACCGGCGTGAGCGGGTCGGGCAAGTCGTCGCTGGTGAACGACATCCTCTACCAGGTGCTCGCGGGCCGGCTCAACGGCGCGCGCACCGTGCCCGGCAAGCACACCCGCGTCACCGGACTCGACAACCTCGACAAGGTGGTGCACGTCGATCAGGCGCCGATCGGCCGCACGCCGCGCTCGAACCCGGCGACCTACACCGGAGTGTTCGACCGCATCCGCACCCTGTTCAGCGAGACCCCTGAGGCGAAGGTGCGCGGCTACCTGCCCGGCAGGTTCAGCTTCAACGTCAAGGGCGGGCGCTGCGACGCTTGCTCGGGCGATGGCACGATCAAGATCGAGATGAACTTCCTGCCCGACGTGTACGTCGACTGCGAGGTCTGCCACGGCAAGCGGTACAACCGCGACACCCTCGCCGTGCACTACAAGGGCAAGAACATCGCCGAGGTGCTTGAGATGCCGATCGCCGAGGCTGCGGAGTTCTTCGAGCCGATCCAGGCGATCCACCGGTACATGAAGACGCTGGTGGACGTCGGCCTCGGGTACGTGCGACTCGGCCAGGCGGCGACAACGCTCTCCGGCGGTGAGGCGCAGCGCGTCAAGCTCGCCACCGAACTGCAGCGCCGCAGCAACGGCCGCAGCATCTACGTTCTCGACGAGCCGACCACCGGCCTGCACTTCGAGGACGTGCGCAAGCTGCTCGAGGTGCTGAACGGACTGGTCGACAAGGGCAACACGGTGATCGTGATCGAGCACAACCTCGACGTCATCAAGTCGGCCGACTGGGTGATCGATCTGGGCCCGGAGGGCGGTTCCGGCGGCGGGGAGATCCTCGCCACCGGCACTCCGGAGCAGATCGCTCGAGTGGAGCAGAGCCACACCGGCCGGTTCCTCGCCGAGATCCTCGACGGCCGGGGAGCAGCCGCGATCCGCAAGGCGGGCTGA
- the uvrC gene encoding excinuclease ABC subunit UvrC, with the protein MADVLPYKPRAGEIPTDPGVYRFRDAEGRVLYVGKAKNLRQRLSNYFAPLRTLHERTRRMVTTATSVEWTVVATDVDSLQLEYMWIKEFDPPFNVRYKDDKSYPFMAITLADEAPRVMVTRNHKIPGARYFGPYPKVWAVHETIDLMIKAFPIRTCSDASYRRAMQTGRPCFPGQIGKCGGPCSMTVTIEEHRAVVDDFVAFMAGGDERFTRDLTKRMHAASAAMDYEAAAKYRDKLSAIDAVLGKSALVLPADEDADLFGVAEDELSAAVHQFVIRGGRVRGVRSLAVDKELDISSGDLVDQVLQRMYGDGVDIPRRVLVPTLPDDATELEQWLRDRRGRKVEIAVAQRGQRAELMRTATLNAQQALLRHKTRRTSDYVARTQALTDLQEALGMDEAPLRIECFDISHLGGTNVVASMVVFEDGLPRKDQYRSFNIAETTDDTDSMYQVLMRRLARVDSAPEPDVEAEALSDEGEQQVQRRKPRFAYRPQLLVVDGGQPQVQAAARALRDSGRTDIALCGIAKRLEEIWVPDDDFPVILPRTSEALYLIQRLRDEAHRFAITHQRRRRRRDIQSVLSEIPGLGAARIKALLTHFGSVAKLRAAEPEQIEQVSGIGPALAAVIHAHLAGERGALTR; encoded by the coding sequence ATGGCCGACGTCCTGCCCTACAAGCCGCGGGCGGGGGAGATCCCGACCGACCCCGGCGTCTACCGCTTCCGCGACGCCGAGGGGCGGGTGCTGTACGTCGGCAAGGCGAAGAACCTGCGTCAGCGACTGTCGAACTACTTCGCCCCGCTGCGGACGCTGCACGAGCGCACCAGGCGGATGGTGACGACGGCGACATCCGTGGAATGGACGGTCGTCGCCACCGACGTGGATTCACTGCAGCTCGAGTACATGTGGATCAAGGAGTTCGATCCGCCGTTCAACGTGCGCTACAAGGACGACAAGTCCTACCCGTTCATGGCGATCACCCTCGCCGATGAGGCGCCGAGGGTGATGGTCACCCGCAACCACAAGATCCCAGGGGCACGGTACTTCGGCCCGTACCCGAAGGTGTGGGCGGTTCACGAGACCATCGATCTGATGATCAAGGCGTTCCCGATCCGCACCTGCAGCGACGCCAGCTACCGCCGCGCGATGCAGACGGGGCGGCCCTGCTTTCCAGGGCAGATCGGCAAGTGCGGCGGTCCGTGCTCGATGACGGTCACGATCGAGGAGCATCGTGCGGTGGTCGACGACTTCGTCGCCTTCATGGCCGGCGGTGATGAGCGCTTCACCCGAGACCTCACGAAGCGCATGCACGCGGCTTCAGCAGCCATGGATTACGAGGCCGCCGCGAAGTACCGGGACAAGCTGTCGGCGATCGACGCCGTGCTCGGCAAGAGCGCCCTCGTGCTGCCCGCCGATGAGGACGCCGACCTGTTCGGCGTCGCCGAGGATGAGCTGTCGGCGGCAGTGCACCAGTTCGTGATCCGCGGTGGGCGTGTTCGCGGAGTGCGCTCGCTCGCCGTCGACAAGGAGCTCGACATCTCGAGCGGTGATCTCGTCGATCAGGTGCTGCAGCGCATGTACGGCGACGGCGTCGACATTCCGCGGCGCGTGCTCGTGCCCACCCTGCCAGACGATGCCACAGAACTCGAGCAGTGGCTGCGGGACCGTCGCGGCCGCAAGGTCGAGATCGCCGTCGCCCAGCGCGGACAGCGGGCCGAGCTCATGCGCACCGCGACGCTGAACGCACAGCAGGCGCTGCTGCGGCACAAGACCAGACGCACGAGCGACTACGTTGCACGCACTCAGGCCCTCACCGACCTGCAGGAGGCACTCGGCATGGACGAGGCACCCCTGCGCATCGAGTGCTTCGACATCTCGCATCTCGGCGGCACGAACGTCGTCGCGTCGATGGTCGTCTTCGAGGACGGCCTGCCACGCAAGGACCAGTACCGGTCCTTCAACATCGCCGAGACCACCGACGACACCGACTCGATGTATCAGGTGCTCATGCGCCGCCTGGCGCGTGTCGATTCAGCCCCTGAGCCGGACGTCGAGGCCGAGGCGCTGTCCGACGAGGGGGAGCAGCAGGTGCAGCGGCGCAAGCCGCGGTTCGCCTACCGTCCTCAGCTGCTGGTCGTGGACGGCGGCCAGCCACAGGTCCAGGCTGCTGCGCGTGCCCTGCGTGACAGCGGGCGCACCGATATCGCGCTGTGCGGGATCGCCAAGCGGCTGGAGGAGATCTGGGTGCCGGACGATGATTTTCCGGTGATCCTGCCCCGCACCAGCGAGGCGCTGTACCTGATCCAACGGCTGCGCGATGAGGCGCACCGCTTCGCGATCACACATCAGCGTCGCCGTCGGCGCCGCGACATCCAGTCCGTTCTCAGCGAGATCCCCGGGCTCGGGGCCGCGCGCATCAAGGCGCTGCTCACGCATTTCGGATCGGTGGCGAAGCTTCGCGCTGCCGAGCCCGAGCAGATCGAGCAGGTCTCGGGCATCGGTCCGGCGCTCGCCGCTGTCATCCATGCGCATCTGGCCGGTGAGCGCGGCGCCCTGACTCGCTAG
- the rapZ gene encoding RNase adapter RapZ gives MTTQQEGEFLIVTGMSGAGRTTAANALEDLGWYVVDNLPPQILRPLLELTDMGAGNLPKVAAVVDVRGRGLFDDFPGVARALRARGGVKVLYLDASDDVLVRRFESVRRPHPLQADGTLLDGIRTERARLGPIREAADMLIDTSALNIHQLAMQVSEMFAEEGAARHRVTLLSFGFKYGLPTDVDHVADMRFLPNPFWQEELRAHTGKDADVRDYVLSRPGAAEFLDAYEQTLRPVLEGYQRENKTHSTIAIGCTGGKHRSVAMSEELARRLTGTPGVAVNVRHRDLGRE, from the coding sequence ATGACGACCCAGCAAGAGGGTGAGTTCCTGATCGTCACCGGCATGTCGGGCGCCGGTCGCACGACAGCCGCGAACGCACTGGAGGATCTCGGCTGGTACGTCGTAGACAACCTGCCGCCGCAGATCCTTCGACCGCTGCTCGAACTCACCGACATGGGGGCGGGCAACCTGCCCAAGGTCGCCGCCGTCGTCGACGTACGCGGTCGCGGACTGTTCGACGACTTCCCCGGAGTCGCGCGGGCCCTGCGTGCGCGCGGAGGCGTCAAGGTGCTCTACCTCGACGCATCGGACGACGTGCTCGTGCGCCGTTTCGAGTCGGTCCGCCGTCCGCACCCGCTGCAGGCGGACGGGACGCTGCTCGACGGCATCCGCACCGAGCGCGCCCGCCTCGGGCCGATCCGCGAAGCCGCGGACATGCTCATCGACACGTCGGCACTGAACATCCACCAGCTCGCGATGCAGGTATCTGAGATGTTCGCTGAGGAGGGGGCTGCGCGGCACCGTGTCACGCTGCTCAGCTTCGGCTTCAAGTACGGTCTGCCGACCGACGTCGACCACGTCGCCGACATGCGCTTCCTGCCGAACCCGTTCTGGCAGGAGGAGCTGCGGGCGCATACCGGCAAGGATGCGGATGTGCGCGACTACGTGCTCTCGCGCCCAGGGGCGGCCGAGTTCCTCGACGCCTACGAGCAGACGCTGCGCCCGGTGCTGGAGGGATACCAGCGCGAGAACAAGACCCATTCGACGATCGCCATCGGGTGCACGGGCGGGAAGCACCGATCCGTGGCGATGTCCGAAGAGCTCGCCAGGCGGCTCACCGGCACTCCCGGTGTCGCCGTGAACGTGCGGCATCGTGATCTGGGACGGGAATGA
- the whiA gene encoding DNA-binding protein WhiA — translation MALTTDVKAELVSVRNAPPTVRVAEVTTILRFAGGLHSIAGRVAVEAEVDAETLAKRVSRDLAEIYGVRPEIAQVKSSTAQVGNASDGARWAVRVIAAGETLARQTGLLDARRRPVRGLPNRLTTGSPEELAGIWRGAFLAAGSLSEPGRSAMLEVSCPSGEAAMALVGAAHRLGVTAKAREVRGLPRVVVREGEAIQKILTVMGARRTAVAWEEMRQRREVRAGVNRLVNFDDANLRRSAQAAVAACARVERALEILGDEVPEHLRTAGSLRLAHRDASLDELGHHAEPPLTKDAVAGRIRRLLAMADKRAQQDGIPGTEAAVPVGLDD, via the coding sequence GTGGCACTAACCACCGACGTCAAGGCTGAGCTCGTCAGCGTTCGCAACGCACCCCCGACGGTGCGCGTCGCGGAAGTGACGACCATTCTGCGCTTCGCCGGTGGGCTGCACTCCATCGCGGGTCGCGTCGCCGTCGAGGCCGAGGTGGATGCGGAGACCCTGGCCAAGCGGGTCAGTCGCGATCTCGCCGAGATCTACGGAGTCCGTCCGGAGATTGCGCAGGTCAAGTCCAGCACCGCACAGGTGGGTAACGCATCCGACGGCGCCCGCTGGGCTGTGCGCGTGATCGCCGCTGGCGAGACCCTGGCCAGGCAGACCGGACTTCTCGATGCACGTCGTCGGCCTGTGCGAGGCCTGCCCAACCGCCTCACCACCGGGTCACCTGAGGAACTCGCCGGCATCTGGCGCGGTGCGTTCCTCGCCGCCGGGTCGCTGAGCGAGCCCGGCCGCTCAGCCATGCTCGAGGTGTCGTGCCCTTCAGGTGAGGCGGCCATGGCGCTGGTCGGCGCCGCACACCGCCTCGGCGTCACAGCCAAGGCGCGCGAGGTGCGCGGTCTCCCGCGCGTCGTCGTGCGCGAAGGCGAGGCGATCCAGAAGATCCTCACGGTGATGGGTGCGCGTCGCACCGCGGTCGCGTGGGAGGAGATGCGCCAGCGCCGCGAGGTGCGGGCCGGCGTCAACCGTCTTGTGAACTTCGACGATGCGAACCTGCGCCGCTCCGCGCAGGCCGCCGTCGCCGCCTGCGCGCGAGTCGAGCGCGCACTGGAGATCCTCGGCGACGAGGTGCCGGAGCACCTGCGCACTGCCGGAAGTCTGCGCCTGGCGCACCGCGACGCGAGCCTGGATGAACTCGGTCACCACGCCGAGCCGCCGCTGACCAAGGACGCGGTCGCCGGACGCATCCGCCGACTGCTGGCGATGGCCGACAAGCGCGCGCAGCAGGACGGCATCCCCGGCACCGAGGCCGCAGTGCCCGTCGGACTCGACGACTAG
- a CDS encoding superoxide dismutase, with protein sequence MATYTLPDLPYDFAALEPHISGKIMELHHDKHHAAYVAGANAALDALAEARDSGNLANVNKLEKDLAFNLGGHVNHSIFWTNLSPEGGGQPEGELKAAIDEYFGSFEKFQAHFAAAAAGIQGSGWAVLSWDPIGARLIIQQMFDQHSNTAMGTVPLFQLDMWEHAFYLDYLNVKADYIKAAWNIANWQNVAQRFETAREKTSGLLVLS encoded by the coding sequence ATGGCGACTTACACGCTTCCGGACCTTCCCTACGACTTCGCGGCACTCGAGCCGCACATCAGCGGCAAGATCATGGAACTTCACCATGACAAGCACCACGCCGCCTACGTCGCCGGTGCCAACGCGGCGCTCGACGCCCTCGCCGAGGCGCGTGACAGCGGCAACCTCGCGAACGTCAACAAGCTCGAGAAGGATTTGGCGTTCAACCTCGGCGGCCACGTCAACCACTCGATCTTCTGGACCAACCTGTCGCCGGAGGGCGGCGGACAGCCCGAGGGCGAGCTGAAGGCCGCCATCGACGAGTACTTCGGCTCGTTCGAGAAGTTCCAGGCGCACTTCGCTGCAGCTGCGGCAGGCATCCAGGGCTCCGGCTGGGCCGTGCTCAGCTGGGACCCGATCGGCGCGCGCCTGATCATCCAGCAGATGTTCGACCAGCACTCGAACACCGCGATGGGAACCGTCCCGCTGTTCCAGCTCGACATGTGGGAGCACGCCTTCTACCTCGACTACCTGAATGTGAAGGCCGACTACATCAAGGCCGCCTGGAACATCGCCAACTGGCAGAACGTCGCGCAGCGCTTTGAAACAGCGCGTGAGAAGACCTCCGGACTGCTGGTACTGTCGTAA
- the gap gene encoding type I glyceraldehyde-3-phosphate dehydrogenase, with product MSVKIGINGFGRIGRNFLRAALAQNADLEIVAVNDLTDNAALAHLLKYDSVGGPLGVEVSHEGDVITVGGKAIKVFEERDPAALPWGELGVDIVIESTGRFTKASDAGKHIAGGAKKVIISAPGTDVDGTFVVGVNEDSYDAANHNIISNASCTTNCLAPLAKVFNDKFGIQRGFMMTAHAYTADQNLQDGPHSDLRRARAAAINIVPASTGAAKAIGLVLPELNGKLSGSSYRVPVPTGSIVDLTIVSDRDDLTVEEINAAYREAAAEGRLDGILQYTEDPIVSSDIQLNPHSSIFDAELTNVSGNLVKVSSWYDNEWGYSNRLVDLTEYVAERL from the coding sequence GTGTCTGTCAAGATCGGTATCAACGGCTTCGGCCGCATCGGACGAAACTTCCTTCGTGCGGCTCTCGCACAGAACGCGGACCTCGAGATCGTCGCGGTCAACGACCTCACCGATAATGCGGCTCTCGCGCACCTGCTGAAGTACGACTCGGTCGGCGGCCCGCTCGGCGTCGAGGTCTCGCACGAGGGCGACGTCATCACCGTCGGTGGCAAGGCCATCAAGGTCTTCGAAGAGCGCGACCCCGCAGCCCTTCCGTGGGGCGAGCTCGGCGTCGACATCGTGATCGAGTCGACCGGGCGCTTCACCAAGGCATCGGATGCCGGCAAGCACATCGCGGGTGGCGCGAAGAAGGTCATCATCTCGGCACCCGGCACGGACGTCGACGGCACCTTCGTCGTCGGTGTGAACGAGGACTCGTACGACGCTGCGAACCACAACATCATCTCGAACGCCTCGTGCACCACGAACTGCCTCGCCCCGCTGGCGAAGGTGTTCAACGACAAGTTCGGCATCCAGCGCGGCTTCATGATGACCGCGCACGCATACACCGCCGACCAGAACCTCCAGGACGGCCCGCACAGCGACCTGCGTCGCGCCCGCGCCGCAGCCATCAACATCGTTCCCGCGTCGACCGGCGCAGCCAAGGCGATCGGCCTCGTTCTGCCCGAGCTCAACGGCAAGCTCAGCGGCTCCTCGTACCGCGTCCCCGTTCCCACCGGCTCGATCGTCGACCTCACGATCGTCTCCGATCGCGATGACCTCACGGTCGAGGAGATCAACGCCGCGTACCGCGAGGCCGCTGCAGAGGGACGCCTGGACGGCATCCTGCAGTACACCGAGGACCCCATCGTCTCGAGCGACATCCAGCTCAACCCGCACTCGTCGATCTTCGACGCCGAGCTGACCAACGTCAGCGGCAACCTCGTCAAGGTGTCGAGCTGGTACGACAACGAGTGGGGCTACTCGAACCGTCTGGTCGACCTGACCGAGTACGTCGCCGAGCGTCTCTGA